The following proteins come from a genomic window of Iamia sp. SCSIO 61187:
- a CDS encoding MoaD/ThiS family protein, translated as MPVLRLFAAAREAAGTASVEVPGVTVDEVLAAARARFGPELGAVIDASKVWRNGEPAVGSDPVGDRDEVAVLPPVSGGSGPGEPDGRRARRTFAPAEPPPSTGRPPAPRRSPRAEAAVRRAEDRRPGTAARRTPAPDGRRGAPGARRAPVRGADPDRGAGGPRLRPGPAAARIPDRGAGGPRLRPGPAATRTPDRWAGPRLRPARPTRRPPGSSRRRPRGWCRRP; from the coding sequence ATGCCTGTCCTCCGGCTCTTCGCCGCCGCCCGCGAGGCAGCCGGAACCGCCTCTGTCGAGGTGCCCGGTGTGACCGTCGACGAGGTCCTGGCCGCGGCGCGGGCCCGGTTCGGTCCCGAGCTGGGCGCCGTGATCGACGCCAGCAAGGTGTGGCGCAACGGCGAACCGGCCGTGGGGAGCGACCCGGTGGGGGACCGGGACGAGGTCGCGGTGCTGCCCCCTGTGTCGGGTGGCAGCGGGCCCGGCGAGCCCGACGGGCGCCGCGCCCGGCGGACCTTCGCGCCGGCCGAGCCCCCGCCCTCGACGGGGCGCCCGCCCGCTCCGAGGCGCTCGCCCCGGGCCGAGGCGGCGGTGCGCCGGGCCGAGGACCGCCGCCCCGGGACCGCCGCTCGTCGGACGCCTGCGCCCGACGGCCGGCGTGGCGCCCCCGGCGCCCGTCGGGCACCGGTCCGCGGCGCCGACCCCGACCGGGGGGCCGGCGGGCCGCGCCTCCGCCCCGGGCCCGCAGCGGCGCGGATCCCCGACCGGGGGGCCGGCGGGCCGCGCCTCCGCCCCGGGCCCGCAGCGACGCGGACCCCCGACCGTTGGGCCGGGCCGCGCCTCCGCCCCGCGAGGCCGACCCGGCGCCCGCCCGGGAGCAGTCGGCGCCGGCCCCGCGGCTGGTGCCGCAGGCCCTGA
- a CDS encoding helix-turn-helix domain-containing protein yields the protein MYRERRSTIPGAVTWTVTSDGTPGRVLPDGCMDLLWMGGRLVVAGPDTTAFLSASPAGAVVAGVRFAPGSAPGVLALPAHAARDQRVLLADVWGDRAVRPLEDEVAAAAGPARALERVVARHGRATPQVDPVLAEVVRRLAGDEAVGAVADAVGLSARQLHRRSLDAFGYGPKLLARILRLQRALAHARRGAPLAEVAAVHGYADQSHLARDVRALAGTSLGGLGVGRAA from the coding sequence GTGTACCGCGAGCGGCGCTCGACCATCCCCGGGGCGGTGACCTGGACGGTGACGTCCGACGGGACGCCGGGCCGGGTCCTGCCCGACGGCTGCATGGACCTGCTGTGGATGGGCGGCCGGCTGGTCGTCGCCGGGCCCGACACGACCGCCTTCCTGAGCGCCTCGCCCGCGGGCGCGGTGGTCGCAGGGGTCCGCTTCGCCCCCGGCTCGGCCCCGGGCGTCCTCGCCCTGCCGGCCCACGCCGCCCGGGACCAGCGCGTCCTGCTGGCCGACGTGTGGGGCGACCGCGCCGTGCGCCCCCTGGAGGACGAGGTGGCCGCCGCCGCCGGTCCGGCCCGGGCCCTCGAGCGCGTCGTCGCCCGGCACGGACGGGCGACGCCGCAGGTCGACCCGGTCCTGGCCGAGGTGGTCCGCCGCCTGGCCGGCGACGAGGCCGTCGGCGCCGTCGCCGACGCGGTCGGGCTGAGCGCCCGCCAGCTCCACCGACGGTCCCTCGACGCCTTCGGCTACGGCCCCAAGCTGCTGGCCCGGATCCTGCGGCTGCAGCGGGCCCTGGCCCACGCCCGCCGGGGTGCGCCCCTGGCCGAGGTGGCGGCCGTCCACGGCTACGCCGACCAGTCCCACCTCGCCCGCGACGTCCGCGCCCTGGCCGGGACCAGCCTCGGGGGGCTGGGCGTGGGCCGGGCCGCCTGA
- a CDS encoding AMP-binding protein produces the protein MNLATIIDPHPDEDTALISRGRTTTFGDLRDQVARLRGGLVGLGVEPGDRVALVCANNWYFVVSYLAVLGTGAIAVPLNPLSPPRALQSNLAEVGAKVAIVGPSGLAAVSGIDRESLPDLQAVVATRNDEVEDTIRFDDLMAADPVPVVERAEDDTAVLMFTSGTAGSPRPAILSHGNLLANVDQVLSVREVVHVEGDVSLCVLPLFHIMGLNAILGVALRSGSATLLMERFDPQSAVEAIQRHTVTIVAGAPTMWAAWASLPGLPPGAFANVRTATSGAAALSPDVAERMRERFALELHEGYGLTEASPVVTSGIGLPVKPGSIGAPLDGVEVRLVDQDGEDVLVGDEGEIWVRGPNVFKGYWGEEDGCSVITDDGWLRTGDLGVVDDEGYLFLVDRAKDLIIVSGFNVFPAEVEEVLLEHPAIEDCAVVGVPHPYSGEAVKAFVVVAEGRHIDEDAVHDFAATMLPRYKCPEKVMFVDELPHGIAGKVLRNQLRDQVAS, from the coding sequence GTGAACCTGGCGACGATCATCGATCCGCACCCTGACGAGGACACCGCCCTCATCAGCCGGGGACGGACGACCACGTTCGGGGACCTGCGGGACCAGGTCGCCCGCCTGCGCGGCGGCCTCGTCGGCCTGGGCGTCGAGCCCGGCGACCGGGTGGCGCTGGTGTGCGCCAACAACTGGTACTTCGTCGTCTCCTACCTGGCCGTGCTGGGCACCGGGGCCATCGCCGTGCCCCTGAACCCGCTCAGCCCGCCCCGGGCCCTCCAGTCGAACCTGGCCGAGGTGGGCGCCAAGGTCGCCATCGTGGGCCCCTCGGGCCTGGCCGCCGTCTCGGGGATCGACCGGGAGTCGCTCCCCGACCTGCAGGCGGTGGTCGCCACCCGCAACGACGAGGTCGAGGACACCATCCGCTTCGACGACCTCATGGCCGCCGACCCCGTCCCGGTCGTCGAGCGCGCCGAGGACGACACCGCCGTCCTCATGTTCACCAGCGGGACCGCCGGCAGCCCCCGCCCGGCGATCCTCAGCCACGGCAACCTGCTGGCCAACGTCGACCAGGTCCTGAGCGTGCGCGAGGTCGTCCACGTCGAGGGCGACGTCAGCCTCTGCGTCCTGCCGCTGTTCCACATCATGGGGCTCAACGCCATCCTCGGCGTCGCCCTCCGGTCCGGCTCGGCCACGCTCCTCATGGAGCGCTTCGACCCCCAGTCGGCGGTCGAGGCCATCCAGCGCCACACCGTCACCATCGTCGCCGGCGCCCCGACCATGTGGGCGGCGTGGGCGTCGCTGCCGGGCCTCCCGCCCGGGGCCTTCGCCAACGTGCGCACGGCCACCTCGGGGGCGGCCGCCCTGTCCCCGGACGTGGCCGAGCGGATGCGGGAGCGCTTCGCCCTCGAGCTCCACGAGGGCTACGGGCTGACCGAGGCCTCGCCCGTGGTCACCTCGGGGATCGGGCTCCCGGTCAAGCCCGGGTCGATCGGGGCCCCGCTCGACGGGGTCGAGGTCCGCCTCGTCGACCAGGACGGCGAGGACGTGCTCGTCGGCGACGAGGGCGAGATCTGGGTCCGCGGCCCCAACGTCTTCAAGGGCTACTGGGGTGAGGAGGACGGCTGCTCGGTCATCACCGACGACGGCTGGCTCCGCACCGGCGACCTCGGCGTGGTCGACGACGAGGGCTACCTGTTCCTCGTCGACCGGGCCAAGGACCTCATCATCGTCAGCGGTTTCAACGTGTTCCCGGCCGAGGTCGAGGAGGTCCTGCTCGAGCACCCGGCCATCGAGGACTGCGCCGTCGTCGGCGTGCCCCACCCCTACTCGGGCGAGGCGGTCAAGGCCTTCGTCGTGGTGGCCGAGGGCCGTCACATCGACGAGGACGCCGTCCACGACTTCGCCGCGACCATGCTCCCCCGGTACAAGTGCCCGGAGAAGGTGATGTTCGTCGACGAGCTCCCCCACGGCATCGCCGGCAAGGTCCTGCGGAACCAGCTCCGGGACCAGGTCGCCAGCTAG
- the proC gene encoding pyrroline-5-carboxylate reductase, with translation MARLLVIGGGRMGEALVAGLVASGWARPEDLTVVEAVAARADELAAAHPGLDVSTTAVDGVDTVVAVKPGDAVDALDGVAPRRVLSIAAGVTTAALEAGLPEGTPVVRAMPNTPALVGAGAAAVAGGTHATDDDLTWAEEVLGAVGTVVRVPEAQLDAVTGLSGSGPAYVFLVAEALIDAGVLVGLPRPASRELAVQTLLGAARLLAETGEGPEALRAQVTSPGGTTAAGLRALESGGVRAAVIDAVVAATERSRELGA, from the coding sequence ATGGCACGGTTGCTGGTGATCGGCGGGGGGCGCATGGGCGAGGCCCTCGTCGCGGGGCTGGTCGCCTCGGGCTGGGCCCGCCCCGAGGACCTCACCGTCGTCGAGGCGGTGGCGGCCCGCGCCGACGAGCTGGCCGCCGCCCACCCCGGCCTCGACGTCTCGACCACGGCGGTCGACGGGGTCGACACCGTGGTGGCCGTGAAGCCCGGTGACGCCGTCGACGCCCTCGACGGTGTCGCCCCCCGGCGGGTCCTGTCGATCGCCGCCGGCGTCACGACCGCGGCCCTGGAGGCCGGGCTGCCCGAGGGCACCCCGGTCGTCCGGGCCATGCCCAACACCCCCGCCCTGGTCGGGGCGGGGGCGGCGGCCGTCGCCGGCGGGACCCACGCCACCGACGACGACCTCACCTGGGCCGAGGAGGTGCTGGGCGCCGTGGGCACCGTCGTCCGGGTCCCCGAGGCCCAGCTCGACGCCGTCACCGGCCTGTCGGGCTCGGGCCCCGCCTACGTGTTCCTGGTGGCCGAGGCCCTGATCGACGCCGGCGTCCTGGTGGGCCTGCCCCGGCCGGCCAGCCGGGAGCTGGCGGTCCAGACCCTCCTCGGCGCCGCCCGCCTGCTGGCCGAGACGGGGGAGGGCCCCGAGGCGCTCCGCGCCCAGGTCACCTCGCCGGGCGGGACGACGGCGGCCGGGCTGCGGGCGCTGGAGTCCGGCGGCGTGCGGGCCGCGGTGATCGACGCCGTGGTCGCCGCCACCGAGCGCAGCCGGGAGCTGGGAGCATGA
- a CDS encoding glycosyltransferase, whose product MARIALLSLHTSPLAQPGSGDSGGMNVYVREMAAGLAHAGHRCDVYVRTDAEGLPAEVAVEPGVTVHHVPAGAVDMPKEELPAVVDEWAAAVAAAIVARGGVDVLHANYWLSGVAGHRIKHLLDVPLVSTFHTLARVKTAAGDPEPESRAQAELAVMACSDAVLASCDAEARQLVDLYGVPRSRIAVVPPGVEHALFSPGPRAAARQAAGLDVGEAPVALFVGRFQRLKGLDVAVQALDLLWARNTVLVACGGPSGVDGAATLAGVEAFVADRGLGDRVRFLAPRPHHQLSSLYRAADVVVVPSRSESYGLVALEAAACGRPVVAADVGGLSTLVDHRRTGLLVGSRGPVAWAEAIDSLLCLPERATRMGRAAAELAAGSSWSTAARALAGVYADVTARGPLDCAA is encoded by the coding sequence GTGGCTCGGATCGCCCTCCTCAGCCTGCACACGTCACCACTGGCCCAACCCGGGAGCGGTGACAGCGGCGGCATGAACGTCTACGTGCGGGAGATGGCCGCGGGCCTGGCCCACGCCGGCCACCGCTGCGACGTCTACGTCCGCACCGACGCCGAGGGCCTGCCGGCCGAGGTGGCCGTCGAACCCGGCGTCACCGTCCACCACGTGCCCGCCGGGGCGGTGGACATGCCCAAGGAGGAGCTGCCGGCGGTCGTCGACGAGTGGGCGGCCGCCGTCGCCGCCGCCATCGTGGCCCGGGGCGGGGTCGACGTGCTCCACGCCAACTACTGGCTCTCGGGGGTGGCCGGCCACCGCATCAAGCACCTCCTGGACGTGCCGCTGGTGTCGACCTTCCACACCCTCGCCCGGGTGAAGACGGCGGCCGGCGACCCCGAGCCCGAGAGCCGGGCCCAGGCCGAGCTGGCCGTGATGGCCTGCTCCGACGCCGTGCTGGCGTCCTGCGACGCCGAGGCCCGACAGCTGGTGGACCTCTACGGCGTGCCCCGGTCCCGGATCGCGGTCGTCCCCCCGGGCGTGGAGCACGCCCTGTTCTCGCCGGGGCCGCGGGCCGCGGCCCGGCAGGCCGCCGGGCTCGACGTCGGCGAGGCGCCGGTGGCGCTGTTCGTGGGCCGCTTCCAGCGGCTGAAGGGCCTCGACGTGGCCGTGCAGGCGCTCGACCTGCTGTGGGCGCGTAACACCGTCCTCGTCGCCTGCGGCGGGCCGAGCGGGGTCGACGGGGCCGCCACCCTCGCCGGGGTCGAGGCCTTCGTCGCCGACCGGGGCCTCGGCGACCGGGTCCGGTTCCTCGCCCCCCGCCCGCACCACCAGCTGTCCTCGCTGTACCGGGCGGCCGACGTCGTCGTCGTGCCCAGCCGCTCGGAGTCCTACGGCCTGGTGGCCCTCGAGGCCGCCGCCTGCGGGCGGCCGGTGGTGGCCGCCGACGTCGGCGGGCTCTCGACCCTCGTGGACCACCGTCGCACCGGCCTCCTCGTCGGGTCCCGGGGGCCGGTCGCCTGGGCCGAGGCCATCGACTCGCTGCTGTGCCTCCCCGAGCGCGCCACCCGCATGGGGCGGGCCGCCGCCGAGCTGGCCGCCGGGTCCAGCTGGTCGACCGCGGCCCGGGCCCTCGCCGGCGTCTACGCCGACGTCACCGCCCGCGGCCCCTTGGACTGCGCCGCGTAG
- a CDS encoding YbjN domain-containing protein — translation MTAPASREELDRLAERIAGWLDELQVENPLIEAVDTDETGERRWFVRLEGEERDHTTVWLHLRQRTLHHESYVLPAPVDDPARFYEHLLRRNTRLRGVAFAVGEEDAAYLVGEIPHDGMGRDDIDRILALHHEAVERCFRPALRIGFASLLGAG, via the coding sequence ATGACTGCGCCTGCATCGCGTGAGGAGCTGGACCGGCTGGCGGAGCGGATCGCCGGCTGGCTCGACGAGCTCCAGGTGGAGAACCCGCTCATCGAGGCGGTCGACACCGACGAGACGGGCGAGCGCCGCTGGTTCGTGCGGCTGGAGGGCGAGGAGCGCGACCACACCACGGTCTGGCTCCACCTCCGGCAGCGGACGCTCCACCACGAGTCCTACGTGCTGCCGGCGCCGGTGGACGACCCGGCCCGCTTCTACGAGCACCTGCTGCGGCGCAACACCCGCCTGCGGGGCGTGGCCTTCGCCGTCGGCGAGGAGGACGCCGCCTACCTGGTCGGCGAGATCCCCCACGACGGCATGGGGCGCGACGACATCGATCGCATCCTCGCCCTGCACCACGAGGCGGTCGAGCGCTGCTTCCGGCCCGCCCTCCGGATCGGGTTCGCCTCGCTGCTCGGAGCCGGCTGA
- a CDS encoding VOC family protein: MAPQIAVVELVVADMAASLAFYRRLGLDVPPEADAEPHVQVALPGGLHLAWDTEETIRSFDPDWSPPSGGHRAALAFACADPAEVDATHAALVAAGHPSHLDPWDAPWGMRYATLLDPDGGAVDLFAPLPPASET, from the coding sequence ATGGCCCCCCAGATCGCCGTCGTCGAGCTCGTCGTGGCCGACATGGCCGCCTCCCTCGCCTTCTACCGCCGCCTCGGCCTCGACGTCCCGCCCGAGGCCGACGCCGAGCCCCACGTCCAGGTCGCCCTCCCCGGCGGGCTCCACCTGGCGTGGGACACCGAGGAGACCATCCGATCCTTCGACCCCGACTGGTCGCCGCCCTCCGGCGGGCACCGGGCCGCCCTGGCGTTCGCCTGCGCCGACCCGGCCGAGGTCGACGCCACCCACGCCGCCCTGGTCGCCGCCGGCCACCCCAGCCACCTCGACCCCTGGGACGCGCCCTGGGGCATGCGCTACGCCACCCTGCTCGACCCCGACGGCGGCGCCGTCGACCTGTTCGCCCCCCTCCCCCCGGCATCGGAGACGTAG
- a CDS encoding SRPBCC family protein: MTDPDVPEGVSVEQDRDTVSATTVVAAPPAEVFDFIRRPANHPVISGDATVKGTTIGPEVLGEGDRFGMKMKLGAPYRVTSQVKEFTHGTKIAWAHFSGHRWRWELEPTADGLTKLTETYDQTTAKAPFLLRLGGYPGRHKANVARSVANVRDHFAS, encoded by the coding sequence GTGACCGATCCCGACGTCCCCGAGGGCGTCTCGGTGGAGCAGGACCGCGACACGGTGTCCGCCACCACCGTCGTCGCCGCCCCGCCCGCCGAGGTGTTCGACTTCATCCGCCGTCCCGCCAACCACCCGGTGATCAGCGGTGACGCCACCGTGAAGGGCACGACCATCGGGCCCGAGGTCCTGGGCGAGGGTGACCGCTTCGGGATGAAGATGAAGCTCGGCGCCCCCTACCGGGTGACCTCGCAGGTCAAGGAGTTCACCCACGGCACCAAGATCGCCTGGGCCCACTTCAGCGGCCACCGGTGGCGCTGGGAGCTGGAGCCCACCGCCGACGGCCTGACCAAGCTGACCGAGACCTACGACCAGACGACGGCGAAGGCGCCGTTCCTGCTCCGTCTGGGCGGGTACCCCGGCCGCCACAAGGCGAACGTCGCCCGGTCGGTCGCCAACGTGCGCGACCACTTCGCCTCGTAG
- a CDS encoding D-alanyl-D-alanine carboxypeptidase family protein has product MSRRVIRLLVAALAVLATLVATGIGPAGAQEPPPPGPTDTVAPVPPPRASIVVDVETGEVITEANAREALPPASTTKILTALLARQHLDFEGEIGISGTAALAPPRRIGMQQGSSWGVRDLAYAMMLCSCNDAAWALGQAAGGGSMAGYAARSQALAESLGLADAPLLRDPAGLDDDRSVDGGNLLSARDLAIAGRAYLADPELAEIATAPGHEWVGGDGEPHTVRNLNAFLDAYPGAIGLKTGFTSRAGMTFVGAAERDGRTLLVVVLGSEAHYAHARELLDAGFMLAEVEATTGDTLPPVPGAGPAPTTTTTSTTTTSTAPEPASSDSDPATGPATPAADEETAAAPVRSTSSDAGLPAEVLWLVVGGVGVLVVVVVALFARERAMADTIDRRPAKPRRRDRRRGGS; this is encoded by the coding sequence ATGTCCCGGCGGGTGATCAGGTTGCTCGTCGCCGCCCTGGCCGTGCTCGCGACGCTCGTCGCGACGGGGATCGGACCCGCCGGGGCCCAGGAGCCGCCGCCCCCCGGTCCGACCGACACCGTCGCGCCCGTCCCTCCGCCCCGCGCGTCGATCGTGGTCGACGTCGAGACCGGCGAGGTCATCACCGAGGCCAACGCCCGCGAGGCCCTGCCCCCGGCCAGCACGACGAAGATCCTCACCGCCCTGCTCGCCCGCCAGCACCTGGACTTCGAGGGGGAGATCGGCATCTCGGGGACGGCCGCGCTCGCCCCGCCGCGGCGCATCGGCATGCAGCAGGGGTCGTCCTGGGGGGTGCGGGACCTGGCCTACGCCATGATGCTGTGCTCCTGCAACGACGCCGCCTGGGCGCTCGGGCAGGCCGCCGGCGGAGGGTCGATGGCGGGGTACGCGGCCCGGTCCCAGGCCCTCGCCGAGTCGTTGGGGCTGGCCGACGCGCCCCTGCTCCGGGACCCCGCCGGCCTCGACGACGACCGCTCGGTCGACGGCGGCAACCTCCTCAGCGCCCGCGACCTGGCCATCGCCGGGCGCGCCTACCTGGCCGACCCCGAGCTGGCCGAGATCGCCACCGCCCCCGGCCACGAGTGGGTCGGCGGCGACGGCGAGCCCCACACCGTCCGCAACCTCAACGCCTTCCTCGACGCCTACCCCGGGGCCATCGGGCTCAAGACCGGCTTCACCAGCCGGGCCGGCATGACCTTCGTCGGGGCGGCCGAGCGCGACGGACGGACCCTCCTCGTCGTCGTCCTCGGGTCCGAGGCGCACTACGCCCACGCCCGCGAGCTGCTCGACGCCGGGTTCATGCTGGCCGAGGTGGAGGCCACGACCGGTGACACGCTGCCGCCCGTGCCCGGCGCCGGTCCCGCCCCCACCACGACGACCACGTCGACGACCACCACGTCGACCGCCCCCGAGCCGGCCTCGAGCGACTCGGACCCCGCCACCGGCCCCGCCACCCCGGCCGCCGACGAGGAGACGGCGGCCGCCCCCGTGCGCTCGACCTCGTCCGACGCCGGTCTGCCGGCCGAGGTCCTGTGGCTCGTGGTCGGCGGCGTCGGGGTCCTGGTGGTCGTGGTCGTCGCCCTCTTCGCCCGGGAGCGGGCCATGGCCGACACGATCGACCGCCGGCCGGCCAAGCCCCGCCGCCGCGACCGCCGTCGGGGCGGGTCCTAG
- a CDS encoding S-adenosyl-l-methionine hydroxide adenosyltransferase family protein yields the protein MTEPTGGTSERSERAGGTDGLRFDTISFLSDYGRTDEFVGVVHSVIRTLAPGVVVIDVTHDVPAHDVRAGGLTLARSAQYLAPGVVLAVVDPGVGTDRRAIAVEVGGGESILVGPDNGLLASAVAMVGGATRAVELTNPEHRLEAPGPTFDGRDVFAPAAAALCRGVPLDDLGPDIDALTLRPGMLPLPQIEDDGIGAEVLWIDRFGNVQLNLGPDDLAPLGVEGDRVSIRIDGAERTARRVRAYADLVPGELGLAVDSYGLLALVLDQRSAAEELGVAPSAAVTVSSLGDDGAPQGTSRPVTLRSKP from the coding sequence ATGACCGAGCCGACCGGCGGCACGAGCGAGCGCAGCGAGCGAGCAGGGGGCACGGACGGGCTGCGCTTCGACACCATCTCGTTCCTCTCCGACTACGGCCGGACCGACGAGTTCGTCGGCGTCGTCCACTCCGTCATCCGCACCCTCGCCCCCGGCGTCGTCGTGATCGACGTGACCCACGACGTCCCCGCCCACGACGTGCGCGCCGGCGGGCTGACCCTGGCCCGCAGCGCCCAGTACCTGGCCCCGGGCGTCGTCCTCGCCGTGGTCGACCCCGGCGTCGGCACCGACCGGCGCGCCATCGCCGTGGAGGTGGGCGGGGGCGAGTCGATCCTCGTCGGACCCGACAACGGGCTGCTGGCGTCGGCCGTCGCCATGGTCGGGGGGGCCACCCGGGCCGTCGAGCTCACCAACCCCGAGCACCGGCTCGAGGCCCCGGGCCCGACCTTCGACGGTCGGGACGTCTTCGCCCCGGCGGCCGCGGCGCTGTGCCGGGGCGTCCCCCTCGACGACCTGGGCCCCGACATCGACGCCCTGACCCTCCGCCCCGGCATGTTGCCGCTGCCCCAGATCGAGGACGACGGCATCGGCGCCGAGGTCCTCTGGATCGACCGCTTCGGCAACGTCCAGCTCAACCTCGGGCCCGACGACCTGGCCCCGCTGGGCGTCGAGGGCGACCGGGTCTCGATCCGCATCGACGGGGCCGAGCGCACCGCCCGCCGGGTCCGGGCCTACGCCGACCTGGTGCCCGGCGAGCTGGGCCTGGCCGTCGACTCCTACGGGCTCCTGGCCCTGGTGCTCGACCAGCGCTCGGCGGCCGAGGAGCTCGGCGTGGCGCCGAGCGCCGCCGTCACCGTGTCGTCGCTCGGCGACGACGGCGCCCCCCAGGGCACGTCCCGTCCCGTCACCCTGAGGAGCAAGCCCTGA
- a CDS encoding histidine phosphatase family protein has protein sequence MPAVRVLLVRHGESTWNADGRWQGQADPPLTERGREQAVAAAAGLPDPVDQLWASDLDRARVTAELLAEARACGPVTVDPRFRERDAGAFSGLTRVEIHQRHPGLLPDDPVRAPGTEGDGLLPPPGWEPDDHLAARAWEGIGRLAASLEAEGATTGVVVTHSGLIYAVERDLVGDRTRIANLEGRWLHRTGAGWEAGPRHLLLDPATTAITRPDQL, from the coding sequence GTGCCCGCCGTCCGCGTCCTGCTCGTCCGTCACGGCGAGTCCACCTGGAACGCCGACGGGCGGTGGCAGGGCCAGGCCGACCCACCCCTGACCGAGCGGGGCCGGGAGCAGGCCGTGGCCGCCGCCGCCGGCCTGCCCGACCCGGTCGACCAGCTGTGGGCGTCCGACCTCGACCGGGCCCGGGTCACCGCCGAGCTGCTGGCCGAGGCTCGGGCGTGCGGGCCCGTCACCGTCGACCCCCGGTTCCGCGAGCGCGACGCGGGCGCCTTCTCGGGCCTGACCCGGGTCGAGATCCACCAGCGCCACCCGGGTCTGCTCCCCGACGACCCGGTCCGGGCCCCCGGCACCGAGGGCGACGGCCTCCTCCCCCCGCCCGGGTGGGAGCCCGACGACCACCTGGCGGCGCGGGCCTGGGAGGGGATCGGGCGCCTGGCCGCCTCGCTGGAGGCGGAGGGGGCGACGACCGGGGTGGTCGTCACCCACAGCGGGCTGATCTACGCGGTCGAGCGGGACCTGGTGGGCGATCGCACCCGGATCGCCAACCTCGAGGGCCGCTGGCTGCACCGCACCGGGGCGGGCTGGGAGGCCGGCCCCCGGCACCTCCTGCTCGACCCGGCCACCACCGCCATCACCCGGCCCGACCAGCTCTGA
- a CDS encoding helix-turn-helix domain-containing protein: MTELEERWRDLGEFIREQRHIGHLSLRKLSEMAGVSNPYLSQIERGLRKPSAEILQQIARALEISSETLYIRAGILEERPDGVDLVAEIRRDPWIGEEQKRTLIQIYESFRAASAPPAPTEPAAAAEADPDPDGEPGPPDGDVDAA; the protein is encoded by the coding sequence ATGACCGAGCTCGAGGAGAGGTGGCGCGACCTCGGGGAGTTCATCCGCGAGCAGCGCCACATCGGGCACCTGTCGCTCCGCAAGCTGTCGGAGATGGCGGGCGTGTCCAACCCCTACCTGAGCCAGATCGAGCGCGGGCTGCGCAAGCCGTCGGCCGAGATCCTCCAGCAGATCGCCCGGGCTCTCGAGATCAGCTCCGAGACGCTCTACATCCGGGCCGGGATCCTCGAGGAGCGCCCCGACGGCGTCGACCTGGTCGCCGAGATCCGCCGCGACCCGTGGATCGGCGAGGAGCAGAAGCGCACCCTCATCCAGATCTACGAGTCGTTCCGGGCCGCGTCCGCCCCGCCCGCCCCGACCGAGCCGGCCGCCGCCGCGGAGGCCGACCCCGACCCCGACGGCGAGCCCGGCCCGCCCGACGGCGACGTCGACGCCGCGTGA
- a CDS encoding MOSC domain-containing protein, which yields MRVAEIWQYPVKSMVGTTVDRVDLGPTGLVGDRTWAARDQVRGGIRGGKVLGGLMQLSARYVAGPGSTGGAVAITLPDGSTVTTDDPEVHDRVSAAIDHEVVLEALRPAEDLDHYRRGEAYHDDVMVELRSIFGREDDEPLPDLSQFPSEIIEFESPPGTYYDVHPLMLMSTSAFRALELALPDSTIDVRRFRPSLVVDTGDADGHPERGWIGRRVRIGGAVVAIEGGCPRCVMVTRRIDDDVPQDRTILRHVVRDLGQDVGVYATVVEPGPISAGDGVELLG from the coding sequence GTGCGCGTCGCCGAGATCTGGCAGTACCCGGTGAAGTCCATGGTCGGGACGACGGTCGACCGCGTCGACCTCGGCCCCACCGGCCTCGTCGGCGACCGGACCTGGGCCGCCCGCGACCAGGTCCGGGGGGGCATCCGGGGCGGCAAGGTGCTGGGCGGGCTGATGCAGCTCTCGGCCCGCTACGTGGCCGGCCCCGGGTCCACCGGCGGCGCCGTGGCCATCACCTTGCCCGACGGGTCGACGGTGACGACCGACGACCCCGAAGTCCACGACCGGGTGTCGGCCGCCATCGACCACGAGGTGGTGCTGGAGGCCCTGCGCCCGGCCGAGGACCTCGACCACTACCGGCGGGGCGAGGCCTACCACGACGACGTCATGGTCGAGCTGCGGTCCATCTTCGGGCGGGAGGACGACGAGCCCCTCCCCGACCTCTCGCAGTTCCCGTCCGAGATCATCGAGTTCGAGTCGCCCCCAGGCACCTACTACGACGTCCACCCGCTGATGCTGATGAGCACCTCGGCGTTCCGGGCGCTGGAGCTCGCCCTGCCCGACAGCACCATCGACGTGCGCCGGTTCCGGCCCAGCCTCGTCGTGGACACCGGGGATGCCGACGGGCACCCCGAGCGGGGCTGGATCGGCCGACGGGTGCGGATCGGCGGGGCGGTCGTGGCCATCGAGGGCGGGTGCCCGCGGTGCGTGATGGTGACCCGCCGCATCGACGACGACGTGCCCCAGGACCGCACCATCCTGCGCCACGTCGTGCGGGACCTGGGCCAGGACGTCGGGGTCTACGCCACCGTCGTCGAGCCCGGCCCCATCAGCGCGGGCGACGGGGTCGAGCTGCTCGGCTGA